The following coding sequences lie in one Desulfobacteraceae bacterium genomic window:
- the truA gene encoding tRNA pseudouridine(38-40) synthase TruA, with protein MPAHQNFKLLIEYDGTGFHGWQRQRNARSVQAEIEAALAVMTRQAVTLNASGRTDAGVHALGQVANFRCETRLTAADFLRGLNCLLPADVVIRGCQPAALEFHARYDAQGKTYCYRILNRPLPAAIGRHYAWHVRSLLDLTAMRQAAGFLVGSHDFKAFEGAGSPRAHTVRDLRRLEVVAGEGGRIDLTFEADGFLRFMVRNITGTLVAVGLGKRLPETVQAILHSRDRSQAAPTAPACGLFLVAVHY; from the coding sequence TTGCCGGCTCACCAAAATTTCAAACTGCTGATCGAGTATGACGGCACCGGCTTCCACGGTTGGCAGCGCCAGCGCAACGCCCGCAGTGTGCAGGCGGAGATCGAGGCCGCCCTGGCGGTCATGACCCGCCAGGCGGTCACCTTAAACGCTTCCGGCCGCACCGACGCCGGTGTGCACGCCCTCGGCCAGGTGGCCAATTTTCGGTGCGAGACCCGTTTGACGGCCGCGGATTTCCTGCGAGGTTTAAACTGCCTGCTGCCCGCCGATGTCGTCATCCGCGGCTGCCAGCCGGCGGCGCTGGAATTTCACGCCCGCTACGACGCCCAGGGCAAGACCTATTGCTACCGGATTTTAAATCGCCCGCTGCCGGCGGCCATCGGCCGCCACTACGCCTGGCATGTCCGGTCGTTGCTCGACCTCACGGCGATGCGGCAGGCGGCAGGCTTTCTGGTGGGCAGCCACGACTTCAAGGCCTTCGAAGGGGCCGGCAGCCCGCGGGCCCACACGGTCCGTGATCTTCGGCGGCTCGAGGTGGTCGCCGGGGAGGGCGGCCGCATCGACCTCACCTTCGAGGCCGACGGCTTCCTGCGCTTCATGGTCCGCAACATCACCGGCACCCTGGTGGCGGTGGGCCTGGGCAAACGACTGCCGGAGACCGTACAGGCCATCCTGCACTCCCGCGACCGCTCCCAGGCGGCGCCCACCGCGCCGGCTTGCGGGCTTTTTCTGGTGGCGGTCCACTACTGA